In Pseudomonas fluorescens NCIMB 11764, a single window of DNA contains:
- a CDS encoding DUF4329 domain-containing protein yields MYRPLRCAILMMRDSQSGEQSMDSTSINTPSTARATARFPALGPTFMSADDAAYWAHRQIGARYDQHYGGVILQRADGKYQPTFPVPGKKGRFDFDTLLSADNPGELFVSPGYSGAAYYLSHSANHAEVLRVHPGWTNEQIKLSLGFFSRHYILSDMQDSGAYGQRHYLSGPDGSLIKYESTQPAEEKKLFEVAFKAFGPFSDVERLIQKLATTGTLSVLVPNAQWGGVRGNVSASWSLGTAAQRSPTPVQPFFCAVSDQVDKAIEAAATTLPPTSDSLYLGFVVTSAGSSECMATYPVLSSNPAAELFKTFPMRADRKLEPLLDFDLNGVYFISHSDGAQSANEPWLYERFFSPDELAAGIRFSLWDVYRQEYPDYLKVYARTRDGAVLQYQPSAHQREAALKDSTDFNARLKEGTLKPAVYVKQVAAAGELTVLKDSALWDVVGNVGTDWQPYARSRRLSPAFLLADDAARFAHGYIGSRREQGFVGMILQDQDKRFVATEPVIGAQPRFALDRLCPLDASGAPIVLLEGHSFYGLYASRWQTDSSAVVRADAEEQLTQAQMFTTEDIRSVLAKSAHVADFYLSGSPDSLLAYSPDLSKVAARNKVKERVTLLADDSTLIDRELAVGTLAPDAVVEELAGTGRLRVVAGNDVWGPRGTVLGDESAPAGVSVPVLGAIFSNAEDAVLNARHRARLDYRAAAAGWGFILKHKDREEYVATETVPASHLGALNQASDFGAPVLIDEFRTLALYYSASWIPDGLSTTDAWFARHFASMTELAAAIHDDDGTQRLTHFQDLSVFIATLDGALLRYQYSATSTQFDANGLQQLKSLLLNATPPFANVIQWIAKAGELKVLRTSELWDETGIVGADWKSYVQLQRRALSPVFVSQDDAVRHALEQLGSRRERIYGGLVLRRLDGLFVATLPVAVEVENFPASWIRLDELIEQGLFLAGSTVVARYHSRMQVEPIFALSNRERDVYLTMFSTDFLAAILSGSSLSPGKEYLLGLDGSLISYTLSASAAEKQLARSLASPSQLQRRHTPIELQMRNGTLTPSEYVNQVARAGRLQVIKGSRLWGKARQLSVWSAYSEGGPSQVHRSAIADPAFSPVFTQMDDAVRHVHRAVGVRTGLMFGFILKALNAERYVTTMPIDGRQGSLAVEKVFPDGLLPLGYRVEGIFLCSSAGAGRLPHDLNQSFISPRDLMYGLDAVRVRTEAVTAFLSVFVSCADGALLRYKPKSIAPEWTQLQVALAYEKVLQSGSETLFEYLRKVIANGELQAVVRSAFWSPFRVDSRGVKTGIGLVRWAPDNSFALGPVFAHADDAARSAQRQIGDYVAQEFLGGILMHEASASFVAVEPLEDGPDSGAASSLFYSGVGGPIAPVSIPGAQPLPLPIFPPDYKWVAVHQFYKRFNLLVKDPSAMDRLLLDNLALADLWFSRDVVKKSGVSGGSCYFSGRGGALFKFTPSFSAQETAFFNEEAKDGVAAYLARLAGVGRLEVVDTDGYWRRLGRLDSTWTPTVQPDVKPDRDEL; encoded by the coding sequence AGCATGGACAGCACTTCGATCAATACACCTTCAACCGCCCGGGCGACGGCACGATTTCCCGCCCTGGGACCAACATTCATGAGCGCCGATGATGCGGCCTATTGGGCGCATCGGCAGATTGGCGCGCGCTATGACCAGCACTACGGCGGCGTAATCCTGCAACGGGCCGACGGTAAATATCAGCCCACGTTTCCTGTGCCAGGCAAGAAAGGGCGTTTCGATTTCGACACCCTGCTGTCTGCCGACAACCCTGGGGAGCTGTTCGTCTCCCCTGGCTACAGTGGCGCTGCGTATTACTTGTCCCATTCGGCCAATCACGCCGAAGTCCTGCGTGTTCACCCAGGCTGGACGAACGAGCAGATCAAGTTGAGCCTCGGTTTTTTTTCGAGACACTACATCCTCAGCGACATGCAGGATTCGGGTGCCTATGGACAGCGCCACTATTTATCGGGGCCGGATGGCTCGCTGATCAAATACGAGTCCACTCAACCGGCAGAGGAGAAAAAGCTCTTTGAGGTGGCGTTCAAGGCTTTCGGGCCGTTCTCCGACGTTGAGCGATTGATTCAAAAATTGGCCACGACCGGCACGCTGAGCGTACTGGTACCCAACGCTCAGTGGGGCGGAGTGCGAGGAAACGTGTCGGCGAGCTGGAGCCTCGGTACTGCCGCGCAGCGAAGTCCGACGCCGGTACAGCCGTTTTTTTGTGCGGTGTCCGATCAAGTGGACAAGGCGATAGAAGCCGCAGCAACGACGCTCCCCCCGACGTCCGACAGCCTTTATCTAGGGTTTGTGGTGACCTCTGCCGGCAGCTCGGAATGCATGGCGACCTATCCGGTTCTTTCCAGCAATCCGGCAGCCGAACTGTTCAAAACATTTCCGATGCGAGCGGATCGCAAGTTGGAGCCTTTGCTCGATTTCGACCTCAACGGCGTCTATTTCATATCGCACAGTGATGGGGCGCAGAGTGCCAACGAGCCTTGGCTGTATGAGCGGTTTTTTTCACCGGACGAGCTGGCGGCTGGCATCAGGTTTTCGCTGTGGGATGTTTACCGGCAGGAGTACCCGGACTATCTGAAGGTGTACGCCCGGACCCGCGACGGTGCCGTTTTGCAGTACCAGCCTTCGGCGCACCAGCGTGAAGCTGCGCTGAAGGACAGCACAGACTTCAACGCGCGACTGAAGGAAGGTACGCTCAAGCCTGCGGTTTACGTCAAGCAGGTGGCAGCAGCCGGCGAGTTGACGGTGCTGAAGGACAGCGCGTTATGGGATGTTGTCGGGAACGTTGGCACCGACTGGCAACCCTATGCGAGGTCAAGACGTTTGAGTCCCGCTTTCCTCCTCGCCGACGATGCTGCACGGTTTGCGCATGGGTACATCGGCAGCCGCCGTGAACAAGGCTTTGTCGGGATGATTTTGCAGGATCAAGACAAGCGTTTTGTCGCCACTGAGCCGGTTATCGGCGCGCAGCCGCGGTTTGCCCTGGACCGGCTCTGTCCTCTCGACGCCTCAGGAGCACCGATCGTACTGCTCGAGGGACACTCGTTTTATGGGTTGTACGCTTCACGCTGGCAAACGGACTCAAGTGCTGTTGTCCGTGCCGACGCGGAAGAGCAATTGACGCAGGCGCAAATGTTCACCACCGAGGACATTCGCTCAGTGCTCGCCAAGAGCGCGCATGTTGCCGATTTTTACCTCTCGGGTTCGCCAGACAGCCTGCTGGCTTACAGCCCCGATTTATCGAAAGTGGCCGCTCGCAACAAGGTGAAAGAGCGAGTTACCTTGCTTGCCGATGATTCCACCTTGATAGATCGGGAGCTGGCAGTCGGCACACTGGCACCCGATGCCGTGGTCGAAGAATTGGCCGGGACTGGCCGATTGCGTGTGGTCGCGGGCAATGATGTGTGGGGGCCGCGGGGAACGGTGCTGGGTGATGAATCAGCGCCCGCAGGCGTTTCCGTTCCGGTGCTCGGCGCGATTTTTTCCAATGCCGAAGACGCGGTGCTGAACGCCCGTCATCGCGCCCGGCTCGACTACCGTGCGGCGGCTGCGGGTTGGGGTTTTATCCTTAAGCACAAGGACCGCGAAGAGTATGTGGCGACCGAAACGGTGCCTGCCAGCCACCTGGGGGCGCTGAACCAGGCTAGCGACTTTGGCGCGCCCGTATTGATCGACGAGTTTCGCACCCTCGCGCTTTATTACTCGGCAAGCTGGATTCCCGATGGGTTATCGACAACGGACGCCTGGTTTGCCCGTCATTTTGCTTCCATGACCGAACTGGCTGCGGCGATCCATGACGACGATGGCACCCAACGCCTTACGCATTTTCAGGACCTGAGCGTTTTTATCGCGACCCTGGATGGGGCCTTGTTGCGCTATCAATATTCGGCCACCTCAACACAATTCGACGCGAACGGTTTGCAGCAGCTCAAGTCGCTGTTGCTCAACGCCACGCCGCCCTTTGCCAACGTCATTCAATGGATCGCCAAGGCCGGAGAGCTGAAGGTGCTGCGTACCAGTGAGCTGTGGGACGAGACGGGCATTGTCGGCGCCGATTGGAAATCCTATGTACAGCTCCAGCGACGAGCGCTCAGCCCGGTCTTTGTGTCGCAGGATGATGCAGTGCGCCATGCGCTGGAGCAGTTGGGCTCGCGGCGAGAGCGGATCTACGGTGGCCTGGTGCTGCGTCGGCTCGATGGTTTGTTTGTCGCAACATTGCCGGTGGCCGTCGAGGTCGAGAATTTCCCTGCCAGCTGGATTCGCCTGGACGAGTTGATCGAGCAGGGACTGTTTCTGGCCGGGAGCACGGTTGTCGCCCGCTACCATTCGCGAATGCAGGTCGAACCGATTTTCGCGCTGTCGAACCGCGAGCGGGACGTGTACCTCACCATGTTCTCCACTGATTTTCTGGCGGCAATCCTGAGCGGCTCGTCGCTTTCGCCCGGCAAGGAATATCTGCTGGGGCTCGACGGCAGCCTCATCAGCTACACCCTCAGCGCCAGTGCTGCGGAAAAACAACTCGCGCGGTCATTGGCGTCCCCCAGTCAATTGCAGCGCCGGCACACCCCGATAGAGCTGCAAATGCGCAATGGCACGCTGACCCCGAGTGAATACGTCAATCAGGTTGCAAGAGCCGGTCGGTTGCAAGTGATCAAAGGCAGCCGACTGTGGGGCAAGGCCAGGCAGTTGTCGGTATGGAGCGCTTATTCCGAGGGAGGCCCTTCGCAAGTGCATCGGTCGGCTATTGCTGATCCGGCGTTCAGTCCGGTCTTCACGCAAATGGACGACGCCGTACGGCATGTCCACCGAGCGGTTGGCGTTCGAACCGGATTGATGTTCGGGTTCATACTCAAGGCGCTGAACGCCGAGCGGTATGTGACGACGATGCCGATCGACGGGCGGCAAGGAAGTCTCGCCGTCGAGAAGGTATTTCCCGACGGGCTATTGCCTCTGGGGTACCGCGTGGAGGGGATTTTTCTGTGTTCCTCGGCCGGAGCGGGGCGACTGCCGCACGACTTGAATCAGAGTTTCATCTCGCCTCGGGATCTGATGTACGGGTTGGACGCTGTCCGTGTGCGCACGGAGGCAGTCACTGCTTTCCTCTCCGTCTTTGTGTCCTGTGCCGATGGCGCCTTGTTGCGATACAAGCCCAAGTCCATCGCACCAGAGTGGACCCAGTTGCAGGTCGCGCTCGCCTACGAAAAGGTCCTGCAATCTGGAAGCGAAACGCTGTTCGAATATCTGCGTAAAGTGATCGCAAACGGTGAGTTGCAGGCAGTGGTGCGCAGCGCTTTCTGGTCGCCGTTCAGGGTGGACTCCCGAGGTGTCAAAACCGGCATCGGGTTGGTGAGATGGGCGCCGGATAACAGCTTTGCCCTCGGGCCTGTATTCGCACATGCCGATGATGCGGCTCGTTCGGCCCAAAGACAGATTGGCGATTACGTTGCTCAGGAGTTTCTGGGGGGGATCCTGATGCATGAGGCGAGCGCTTCATTCGTTGCTGTCGAGCCGCTTGAAGACGGCCCCGACAGTGGCGCTGCCAGTTCGCTGTTTTACTCGGGGGTGGGCGGGCCCATTGCCCCTGTTTCCATACCGGGGGCGCAACCATTGCCATTACCGATATTTCCTCCGGACTACAAATGGGTCGCCGTCCATCAGTTCTACAAACGCTTCAACCTGTTGGTCAAGGACCCCTCTGCGATGGATCGATTGCTGCTGGATAACCTGGCCCTGGCGGACCTGTGGTTCAGCCGGGACGTGGTGAAAAAGAGCGGGGTCTCCGGCGGTAGTTGCTACTTCTCCGGTCGCGGGGGCGCGCTGTTCAAATTCACCCCCAGTTTCTCGGCACAGGAAACCGCATTTTTCAATGAGGAAGCAAAGGACGGGGTCGCTGCTTACCTCGCTCGACTCGCAGGCGTCGGCCGGCTTGAAGTCGTGGACACCGATGGTTACTGGCGCCGCCTCGGACGTCTGGACTCGACCTGGACGCCGACGGTACAACCGGACGTGAAGCCAGACCGTGACGAGCTGTAG